In Nilaparvata lugens isolate BPH chromosome 5, ASM1435652v1, whole genome shotgun sequence, the following proteins share a genomic window:
- the LOC111056050 gene encoding uncharacterized protein LOC111056050 isoform X3, whose translation MAVMGNVRCVNSLKLTTLHIEKHTVRGNNSLLECRFDLEGEALYSVKWYKDGHEFFRYIPKDYPSTQTFLLPGVKVDRRHSNESQVLLTDLTLSSTGRYRCEVSAEAPSFQTVSEHGDMVTVALPNEGPVITGGRPRYQVGDKVRVNCTSGLSKPPAHLTWFINGEQVNSSFLRGPFKSYPEEEGLERAILGLEFQVEPKHFKNGDLKLKCLATIATIYWNSNEESVEGEKPQRAPVLEVKDTGHNSRADRVQGQSQASTGAGSRMVVNSLLLSVISLIMAVRVAVAMR comes from the exons GTGTGAACAGCCTGAAGCTGACGACGCTGCACATTGAGAAGCACACGGTGCGTGGCAACAACTCGCTGCTGGAATGCCGCTTCGACCTGGAGGGGGAGGCGCTCTACTCAGTCAAGTGGTACAAAGACGGACACGAGTTCTTCCGCTACATTCCCAAGGATTATCCATCCACTCAGACCTTTCTGCTACCAGGCGTCAAAGTTGAT AGACGTCATTCAAATGAGAGTCAAGTTCTGCTGACAGATCTGACGTTGTCATCAACTGGTCGCTACCGGTGTGAGGTCTCCGCTGAGGCACCATCCTTCCAAACTGTCTCAGAGCATGGAGATATGGTCACTGTTG CTCTGCCAAACGAAGGTCCAGTGATAACGGGCGGTCGACCCCGTTACCAAGTAGGTGACAAAGTCAGAGTCAACTGCACGTCGGGGCTATCCAAGCCACCCGCCCATCTCACTTGGTTCATCAACGGAGAACAG GTGAACAGTTCATTTCTTAGAGGCCCGTTCAAGAGCTACCCCGAGGAAGAGGGTCTGGAGAGAGCAATATTGGGCCTGGAATTCCAGGTGGAGCCCAAGCACTTCAAGAATGGAGATCTGAAGCTCAAATGTCTGGCTACCATTGCAACAATATATTGGAACTCGAATGAGGAGAGCGTCGAGGGAGAGAAACCTCAGAGGGCTCCTGTGCTCGAGGTCAAAGATACAGGTCATAATTCACGGGCTGACAGGGTACAAGGTCAGAGTCAAG cATCAACTGGTGCAGGTTCTAGGATGGTGGTAAATAGTCTTCTACTGAGCGTAATTTCTCTTATAATGGCAGTTCGAGTTGCCGTAGCAATGAGGTAG
- the LOC111056050 gene encoding uncharacterized protein LOC111056050 isoform X2: protein MDYYWRCWVFWHLCAIWNYGVNSLKLTTLHIEKHTVRGNNSLLECRFDLEGEALYSVKWYKDGHEFFRYIPKDYPSTQTFLLPGVKVDRRHSNESQVLLTDLTLSSTGRYRCEVSAEAPSFQTVSEHGDMVTVALPNEGPVITGGRPRYQVGDKVRVNCTSGLSKPPAHLTWFINGEQVNSSFLRGPFKSYPEEEGLERAILGLEFQVEPKHFKNGDLKLKCLATIATIYWNSNEESVEGEKPQRAPVLEVKDTGHNSRADRVQGQSQASTGAGSRMVVNSLLLSVISLIMAVRVAVAMR from the exons GTGTGAACAGCCTGAAGCTGACGACGCTGCACATTGAGAAGCACACGGTGCGTGGCAACAACTCGCTGCTGGAATGCCGCTTCGACCTGGAGGGGGAGGCGCTCTACTCAGTCAAGTGGTACAAAGACGGACACGAGTTCTTCCGCTACATTCCCAAGGATTATCCATCCACTCAGACCTTTCTGCTACCAGGCGTCAAAGTTGAT AGACGTCATTCAAATGAGAGTCAAGTTCTGCTGACAGATCTGACGTTGTCATCAACTGGTCGCTACCGGTGTGAGGTCTCCGCTGAGGCACCATCCTTCCAAACTGTCTCAGAGCATGGAGATATGGTCACTGTTG CTCTGCCAAACGAAGGTCCAGTGATAACGGGCGGTCGACCCCGTTACCAAGTAGGTGACAAAGTCAGAGTCAACTGCACGTCGGGGCTATCCAAGCCACCCGCCCATCTCACTTGGTTCATCAACGGAGAACAG GTGAACAGTTCATTTCTTAGAGGCCCGTTCAAGAGCTACCCCGAGGAAGAGGGTCTGGAGAGAGCAATATTGGGCCTGGAATTCCAGGTGGAGCCCAAGCACTTCAAGAATGGAGATCTGAAGCTCAAATGTCTGGCTACCATTGCAACAATATATTGGAACTCGAATGAGGAGAGCGTCGAGGGAGAGAAACCTCAGAGGGCTCCTGTGCTCGAGGTCAAAGATACAGGTCATAATTCACGGGCTGACAGGGTACAAGGTCAGAGTCAAG cATCAACTGGTGCAGGTTCTAGGATGGTGGTAAATAGTCTTCTACTGAGCGTAATTTCTCTTATAATGGCAGTTCGAGTTGCCGTAGCAATGAGGTAG
- the LOC111056050 gene encoding uncharacterized protein LOC111056050 isoform X1: MDKDEYLSELISMAVMGNVRCVNSLKLTTLHIEKHTVRGNNSLLECRFDLEGEALYSVKWYKDGHEFFRYIPKDYPSTQTFLLPGVKVDRRHSNESQVLLTDLTLSSTGRYRCEVSAEAPSFQTVSEHGDMVTVALPNEGPVITGGRPRYQVGDKVRVNCTSGLSKPPAHLTWFINGEQVNSSFLRGPFKSYPEEEGLERAILGLEFQVEPKHFKNGDLKLKCLATIATIYWNSNEESVEGEKPQRAPVLEVKDTGHNSRADRVQGQSQASTGAGSRMVVNSLLLSVISLIMAVRVAVAMR; encoded by the exons GTGTGAACAGCCTGAAGCTGACGACGCTGCACATTGAGAAGCACACGGTGCGTGGCAACAACTCGCTGCTGGAATGCCGCTTCGACCTGGAGGGGGAGGCGCTCTACTCAGTCAAGTGGTACAAAGACGGACACGAGTTCTTCCGCTACATTCCCAAGGATTATCCATCCACTCAGACCTTTCTGCTACCAGGCGTCAAAGTTGAT AGACGTCATTCAAATGAGAGTCAAGTTCTGCTGACAGATCTGACGTTGTCATCAACTGGTCGCTACCGGTGTGAGGTCTCCGCTGAGGCACCATCCTTCCAAACTGTCTCAGAGCATGGAGATATGGTCACTGTTG CTCTGCCAAACGAAGGTCCAGTGATAACGGGCGGTCGACCCCGTTACCAAGTAGGTGACAAAGTCAGAGTCAACTGCACGTCGGGGCTATCCAAGCCACCCGCCCATCTCACTTGGTTCATCAACGGAGAACAG GTGAACAGTTCATTTCTTAGAGGCCCGTTCAAGAGCTACCCCGAGGAAGAGGGTCTGGAGAGAGCAATATTGGGCCTGGAATTCCAGGTGGAGCCCAAGCACTTCAAGAATGGAGATCTGAAGCTCAAATGTCTGGCTACCATTGCAACAATATATTGGAACTCGAATGAGGAGAGCGTCGAGGGAGAGAAACCTCAGAGGGCTCCTGTGCTCGAGGTCAAAGATACAGGTCATAATTCACGGGCTGACAGGGTACAAGGTCAGAGTCAAG cATCAACTGGTGCAGGTTCTAGGATGGTGGTAAATAGTCTTCTACTGAGCGTAATTTCTCTTATAATGGCAGTTCGAGTTGCCGTAGCAATGAGGTAG